Proteins from a genomic interval of Dryobates pubescens isolate bDryPub1 chromosome 7, bDryPub1.pri, whole genome shotgun sequence:
- the LOC128897345 gene encoding proline-rich protein 2-like, with protein sequence MGGASEAPPPSSPRPRGAPAGLSPSRRPPPGGCSRPLPSPGGGSQAVARQVLTVGDPEFHPTSRPPRGPQPPLRPPRKSPPGEEEEEEEEEEEEEEEEEELAAPEGTLMELGGPPMILGGLPAASAGPRSPGGPPAAFGGPRSPGGPPMAFGGPPAASAGPRTLGGPPAAFGGPRTLGGPPMALGGPPMSSAGGQELALEDLEVTELALARLLGATSGPPAGGSSEEEEDEDEEADGGLHGALMVRGTSMVASVVVLVAFTVENFLVVVSMALGTSMATSTDLLVALTALGTSMATSMLLLVALMALGTSVGTSKVVLQDLTPA encoded by the exons atgggAGGAGCCAGCGAGGCCCCACCCCCGTCCAGTCCCCGCCCCCGCggggccccagcagggctcagccccagccgcAGACCTCCCCCCGGGggctgctccagacccctgccctcccctg GTGGTGGCAGCCAGGCGGTGGCCAGGCAGGTCCTGACTGTTGGGGACCCCGAGTTCCACCCCACCAGTAGGCCACCCAGGGGACCCCAACCGCCCCTGAGGCCACCCAGGAAGTCACCTccgggtgaggaggaggaggaggaggaggaagaggaggaggaggaagaggaagaggaggagctggcagcacctgAGGGGACACTGATGGAGCTTGGAGGGCCACCAATGATCCTTGGAGGGCTaccagcagcatctgcaggaCCAAGGTCACCTGGAGGACCACCAGCAGCATTTGGAGGACCAAGGTCACCTGGAGGACCACCAATGGCCTTTGGagggccaccagcagcatctgcaggaCCAAGGACCCTTGGAgggccaccagcagcatttGGAGGACCAAGGACCCTTGGAGGGCCACCCATGGCCCTTGGAGGGCCACCAATGTCCTCTGCTGGTGGCCAGGAGCTGGCCCTGGAGGACTTGGAGGTCACTGAACTGGCCCTGGCCAGGCTCTTGGGGGCCACCTCAGGGCCaccggcagggggcagcagtgaggaggaggaggatgaggatgaggaagctGATGGTGGCCTCCATGGG GCCCTCATGGTGCGGGGGACCTCCATGGTGGCCTCTGTGGTGGTCCTGGTGGCCTTCACGGTGGAGAACTTCCTGGTGGTGGTCTCCATGGCCTTGGGGACCTCCATGGCCACCTCCACGGACCTCTTGGTGGCCCTCACGGCCTTGGGGACCTCCATGGCCACCTCCATGCTCCTCCTGGTGGCCCTCATGGCCTTGGGAACCTCCGTGGGGACCTCCAAGGTGGTCCTTCAGGACCTTACTCCAGCTTGA
- the LOC128897335 gene encoding histone-lysine N-methyltransferase 2B-like: MDTRPPQPFQDLLDLKEDPEDLSDLGSLGSPPASDGALEHPWATYEGASSEEDAPRAPPSPVPPKPQLRFEISSEDGLRVTSATIEGAWRGVIEKVQEARASARLRNLSFAGMSGLRLLGMQHDAVTFLVEQLPGAGSCRGYRFRYHPRRDPPRAPQMNPSGCARAELYLRKCTFDMFSFLASQHRCLPRGPPPREEEEDEVQLKPTRRAASLELPMAMRFRHLKRTAKEAVGVYRSAIHGRGLFCKRNIEAGEMVIEYSGIVVRSVLTDKREKFYDSKGIGCYMFRLDEGEVVDATMHGSAARFINHSCEPNCYSRVIQVEGAKHIVIFALRRILAGEELTYDYKFPIEEPSAKLPCNCGAKRCRRFLN, from the exons atggACACCAG gCCACCCCAACCTTTCCAGGACCTTCTGGACCTCAAGGAGGACCCAGAGGACCTCAGCGACCTTGGGAGCTTGGG GTCGCCTCCAGCCAGTGATGGAGCCTTGGAGCACCCTTGGGCTACCTATGAAG GTGCCAGCTCTGAGGAGGAtgcccccagagcccctcccagccctgtgccccccaagCCCCAACTGCGCTTCGAGATCAGCAGTGAGGATGGACTGAGAGTGACCTCTGCCACCATAGAgg gggcCTGGCGCGGAGTCATCGAGAAGGTGCAGGAGGCCAGAGCCAGCGCCCGGCTGAGGAACCTCTCCTTCGCTG GCATGAGCGGGCTGCGGCTGCTGGGCATGCAGCACGATGCTGTCACCTTCCTGGTGGAGCAGCTGCCGGGGGCCGGCTCCTGCCGGGGCTACAGGTTCCGGTACCACCCCCGCAGGGACCCCCCCCGGGCCCCCCAGATGAACCCTTCTGGCTGCGCCCGGGCAGAGCTCTACCTCAG GAAGTGCACCTTCGACATGTTCAGCttcctggcctcccagcaccgctgcctgccccggggccccccccccagggaggaggaggaggacgaggTGCAGCTGAAGCCCACCCg CCGCgctgccagcctggagctgcccatGGCCATGCGCTTCCGGCACCTCAAGAGGACAGCCAAGGAGGCCGTGGGGGTCTACCG CTCGGCCATCCACGGGAGAGGTCTCTTCTGCAAGAGGAACATCGAGGCCGGGGAGATGGTCATCGAGTACTCCGGGATCGTGGTGCGCTCCGTGCTCACCGACAAGAGAGAGAAGTTCTACGACAGCAAG GGCATCGGGTGCTACATGTTCCGGCTGGAcgagggggaggtggtggacgcCACCATGCACGGCAGCGCCGCGCGCTTCATCAACCACTCCTGCGAGCCCAACTGCTACTCGCGGGTGATCCAGGTGGAGGGCGCCAAGCACATCGTCATCTTCGCCCTGCGCCGCATCCTGGCCGGCGAGGAGCTCACCTACGACTACAAGTTCCCCATCGAGGAGCCCTCGGCCAAGCTGCCCTGCAACTGCGGCGCCAAGCGCTGCCGGCGCTTCCTCAACTGA
- the LOC104306950 gene encoding potassium-transporting ATPase alpha chain 1, translating into MLQGSIVAVTGDGVNDSPALKKADIGVAMGIAGSDAAKNAADMILLDDNFASIVTGVEQGRLIFDNLKKSIAYTLTKNIPELTPYLIYITASVPLPLGCITILFIELCTDIFPSVSLAYERAESDIMHLRPRDPRRDRLVNEPLAAYSYFQIGAIQSFAGFTDYFVAMAQEGWWPLLCLGLRPHWEDVHQQELQDSYGQQWTFWQRRYQQYTCYTVFFISIEMCQIADVLIRKTRRLSLFQQGLFRNRILLVAIVFQVSIGCFLCYCPGMPNVFNFMPIRFQWWLVPMPFGLLILVYDEIRKLGVRRHPGSWWDRELYY; encoded by the exons ATGCTCCAG GGCTCGATCGTGGCGGTGACCGGGGACGGGGTGAACGACTCTCCGGCGCTGAAGAAGGCTGACATCGGCGTGGCCATGGGCATCGCCGGCTCCGACGCCGCCAAGAACGCCGCAGACATGATCCTGCTCGACGACAACTTCGCCTCCATCGTCACCGGCGTCGAGCAAG gcCGCCTGATCTTCGACAACCTGAAGAAGTCCATCGCCTACACCCTGACCAAGAACATCCCCGAGCTGACGCCGTACCTCATCTACATCACGGCCAGcgtgcccctgcccctgggctgcatcaccaTCCTCTTCATCGAGCTCTGCACCGACATC TTCCCTTCGGTGTCCTTGGCCTACGAGCGGGCGGAGAGCGACATCATGCACCTGCGGCCCCGCGACCCCCGGCGCGACCGCCTGGTCAACGAGCCCCTGGCCGCCTACTCCTACTTCCAGATAG GAGCTATCCAATCCTTCGCTGGCTTCACTGACTACTTCGTGGCCATGGCCCAGGAGGGTTGgtggcctctgctctgcctgggccTCCGCCCCCACTGGGAGGACGTCCACCAGCAGGAGCTTCAGGACAGCTACGGCCAGCAGTGG ACCTTCTGGCAGCGGCGCTACCAGCAGTACACCTGCTACACCGTCTTCTTCATCAGCATTGAGATGTGCCAGATCGCTGACGTCCTCATCCGCAAGACCAGGAGGCTCTCCCTCTTCCAGCAGGGCCTCTTCAG GAACCGCATCCTGCTGGTGGCCATCGTGTTCCAGGTGTCCATTGGCTGCTTCCTCTGCTACTGCCCAGGGATGCCAAACGTCTTCAACTTCATGCCCATCCg GTTCCAGTGGTGGTTGGTGCCGATGCCCTTCGGCCTCCTCATCCTCGTGTACGACGAGATCAGGAAGCTGGGAGTGCGGAGACACCCCGGGA gctGGTGGGACCGGGAGCTCTACTACTGA
- the PSENEN gene encoding gamma-secretase subunit PEN-2 → MNLERVSNEDKLELCRKYYLGGFALLPFLWLVNVLWFFREAFVAPPYGQQPQIRRYVRRSALGVGLWGVGLGAWVGLFQSRRASWGVLGDYLAFTLPLGTP, encoded by the exons ATGAACCTGGAGAGGGTCTCCAATGAGGACAAGTTGGAGCTGTGCCGCAAATACTACCTGG ggggctttgctctgctgcccttcctttGGCTGGTGAACGTCCTCTGGTTCTTCCGGGAAGCCTTCGTGGCGCCCCCCTATGGCCAGCAGCCGCAAATACGCCGCT acgTCCGCCGCTCGGCGCTgggggtggggctgtggggggtggggctgggggcctgggtGGGGCTGTTCCAGAGCCgcagagccagctggggggTCCTGGGAGACTACTTGGCCTTCACCCTTCCTCTGGGGACCCCCTGA